One Polyangiaceae bacterium genomic window carries:
- a CDS encoding restriction endonuclease subunit S, with the protein MKRWPSRPLAQCGRLLSGGTPSKSNPDFWGGSLPWFSSKEIRSFELSEAELNVTELGAQNGTNLIPPGTVLFVVRGMSLAKEFRVGVTTVPATFNQDVKAIVPSADVDSRYLTRCLMWLEPMVLSQAEESSHGTKRLPSHIFEELPIPLPPLPEQRRIADILDKADAIRRKRKEAITLTEDLLRSAFLEMVGPRAPGYNEWPEYRLEQLAASIPNAMRTGPFGSDLRHSEFVDSGIAVLGIDNAVKNRFTWGERRYITPQKYESLKRYTVRPNDVIVTIMGTTGRSAVVPEDIPTAITSKHLATLSLNRDLVEPEFIAQALHEHPGVVAQIEQANRGAIMSGLNLGIIRALTVRLPPLDVQRRFAMFTAKTRKLAQDNDCGLVVSDHLFSSLVDRAFRGELTAPSASKKKQLDMFDALGGE; encoded by the coding sequence ATGAAGCGTTGGCCTTCGCGACCGCTTGCACAATGCGGTCGTTTGCTTTCCGGCGGCACGCCGAGCAAGAGTAATCCCGACTTTTGGGGTGGATCGCTTCCGTGGTTCAGCTCAAAGGAAATCAGGAGTTTCGAGTTATCTGAAGCGGAACTCAACGTGACGGAGCTGGGCGCGCAAAACGGGACGAATTTGATTCCGCCTGGCACTGTGCTCTTCGTTGTTCGCGGCATGAGTCTCGCGAAGGAATTTCGCGTAGGCGTTACGACCGTGCCTGCCACATTCAATCAAGATGTCAAGGCAATCGTCCCTTCAGCAGATGTCGATTCGCGTTATCTCACACGGTGCCTGATGTGGCTCGAGCCGATGGTCTTATCGCAAGCCGAAGAGTCCTCACACGGCACGAAACGGCTGCCATCGCATATCTTCGAGGAATTACCCATTCCCCTCCCTCCCCTCCCCGAACAACGCCGCATTGCCGACATCCTCGACAAGGCCGACGCCATTCGTCGCAAGCGCAAGGAGGCGATCACGCTGACCGAGGATCTGCTGCGCTCGGCGTTTTTGGAGATGGTTGGGCCACGAGCGCCAGGCTACAACGAGTGGCCGGAGTATCGGCTCGAGCAACTCGCAGCGTCCATTCCGAACGCGATGAGAACCGGACCTTTCGGGAGCGATCTTCGACATTCTGAATTCGTGGATAGCGGTATTGCTGTACTCGGGATTGACAACGCGGTCAAAAATCGGTTTACTTGGGGTGAACGTCGTTATATTACGCCCCAAAAGTACGAATCGCTAAAACGGTACACGGTGCGACCAAACGACGTAATCGTGACCATTATGGGAACGACAGGCCGGTCTGCGGTCGTACCCGAAGATATTCCGACGGCCATTACGTCGAAGCACCTCGCGACGCTGTCACTTAATCGTGACTTGGTAGAGCCAGAATTCATTGCGCAAGCTTTGCATGAACATCCCGGCGTCGTTGCGCAAATCGAACAGGCAAACAGAGGTGCGATAATGAGCGGCTTGAACCTCGGAATCATCAGAGCGCTTACGGTACGACTTCCCCCGCTCGACGTGCAGCGTCGCTTTGCAATGTTTACTGCGAAGACTCGCAAGCTAGCTCAAGACAATGACTGTGGGCTCGTCGTATCAGACCACCTCTTCTCCTCCCTCGTCGACCGAGCCTTTCGTGGCGAGCTCACCGCGCCCAGCGCTTCCAAGAAGAAGCAGCTCGACATGTTCGATGCCCTCGGCGGCGAGTGA
- a CDS encoding sigma-70 family RNA polymerase sigma factor yields the protein MQRRRECDEPSDDTCAEGLGTSEPMKDFLALELLQKARLQLDPEDEALLEAHYVDEKTIQQIANERNLPWSTAKSRLDRVLRLLRVAMQSIVVAIAALVTKNARAQGARLARHVSHLLPHATQAACMLKISFSTRAAEASIAP from the coding sequence ATGCAGCGCCGACGCGAGTGCGACGAGCCTTCCGACGACACGTGTGCTGAAGGACTCGGCACGTCGGAACCAATGAAGGACTTTCTGGCCCTCGAACTGTTGCAAAAGGCGCGTTTGCAGCTCGATCCGGAAGACGAAGCGCTGCTCGAGGCGCACTACGTCGATGAGAAGACCATCCAGCAGATCGCCAACGAACGGAACCTGCCCTGGTCGACGGCCAAATCGCGCCTCGACCGCGTGCTGCGCCTGCTTCGCGTCGCCATGCAATCGATCGTCGTCGCCATCGCCGCGCTCGTCACGAAAAACGCTCGTGCTCAAGGTGCTCGTTTGGCACGGCACGTGTCGCATCTACTTCCGCATGCGACACAAGCGGCGTGCATGCTCAAAATTTCCTTTTCGACTCGCGCGGCCGAGGCTAGCATCGCCCCATGA